One Halalkalicoccus sp. NIPERK01 DNA window includes the following coding sequences:
- a CDS encoding ribbon-helix-helix protein, CopG family: MAQSSSKVVQTELTDEEYRQFRAFAEEEGVSIKEALRRAAREYVDERARPDPDDPFFTYHDEAVEGTESTDAREMDEDLYASDS; the protein is encoded by the coding sequence ATGGCCCAGTCGAGTTCGAAGGTCGTCCAGACGGAACTCACCGACGAAGAGTATCGGCAGTTCAGAGCGTTCGCCGAGGAGGAGGGCGTGTCGATCAAGGAAGCACTCAGGCGTGCGGCACGGGAGTACGTAGACGAGCGGGCACGACCCGATCCGGACGACCCCTTCTTCACCTACCACGACGAGGCCGTTGAGGGCACCGAGTCCACCGATGCCCGCGAGATGGACGAGGACCTCTACGCGAGCGATTCATGA